A stretch of the Musa acuminata AAA Group cultivar baxijiao chromosome BXJ2-7, Cavendish_Baxijiao_AAA, whole genome shotgun sequence genome encodes the following:
- the LOC103991229 gene encoding cytochrome P450 711A1, protein MEDRVLEIVESLVRSCAPFFLASMALLLGFLVYFYAPYWRVRRVPGPPTTFPLGHIPFLAKHGPDILRVFAKNYGPIFRFHLGRQPLVIVADAELCRKVGIKNFKDIRNRSSPSPATGSPLLQNGLFLLRDKRWTSTRNIITSLYQPAHVASLIPTMHHYATSFCHTISTIQRNREDVPFSELSLRLAIDIIGKTAFGIEFGLLNDDDDDDDGSCFLRQHTYAISSLKMDLSGSLSTALGLIAPVLQNPCREIFKRIPGAADYKLHQMNQKLCDRIDAIIAKRSSEMTRESKDFLAALLNSRQTRLAENLLTDSYVRALVYEHLIAGTKTTAFTLAMTVYLVSRHPDVEKKLVEEIDRFGPRDLIPTFDDLHSKFPYLDQVIKESMRMYTVSPLVARETSQQVEIGGYVLPKGTWVWLALGVVAKDSKQFPAPDVFRPERFDPARDEEKRRHPYAHIPFGIGPRACIAQKFAIQEVKLALIQLYRHYVFRRSPKMELPPEFQYGLILSFKRDIMLRAIKRAND, encoded by the exons ATGGAAGATAGAGTCCTTGAAATCGTGGAGAGCTTGGTAAGGTCATGTGCTCCCTTCTTCCTCGCATCCATGGCTTTGCTTTTAGGGTTCCTGGTTTACTTCTACGCACCATACTGGAGAGTGAGAAGAGTGCCCGGTCCTCCAACAACGTTTCCTCTCGGCCACATTCCTTTCCTCGCCAAGCACGGGCCAGATATCTTGAGAGTGTTTGCTAAGAACTACGGGCCAATCTTTAG ATTTCATTTGGGAAGGCAACCACTAGTGATTGTAGCAGATGCAGAACTCTGCAGGAAGGTGGGGATTAAGAACTTTAAAGACATAAGGAATAGAAGCAGCCCTTCGCCTGCAACTGGGTCACCTCTACTTCAGAATGGACTCTTTCTTTTAAG GGACAAGAGGTGGACTTCAACGCGAAACATCATCACCTCCCTTTACCAACCCGCCCACGTCGCAAGCCTTATCCCCACCATGCACCACTATGCCACCTCCTTCTGCCACACCATCTCCACGATCCAACGCAACCGAGAAGACGTCCCATTCTCCGAGCTCTCCCTGCGCCTCGCCATCGACATCATCGGCAAGACCGCTTTCGGCATCGAGTTCGGCCTcctcaacgacgacgacgacgatgatgatggtTCCTGCTTCCTCCGGCAGCACACCTACGCCATCTCCTCCCTCAAGATGGACCTCTCCGGCTCCCTCTCCACGGCATTGGGCCTGATCGCCCCAGTGCTCCAAAACCCTTGCCGTGAAATATTCAAGAGGATCCCCGGCGCCGCCGACTACAAGCTGCACCAGATGAACCAGAAGCTGTGCGACAGGATCGACGCCATCATCGCGAAGAGGTCGAGCGAGATGACCCGTGAGTCCAAGGACTTCCTGGCGGCACTGCTGAACTCGAGACAGACGCGACTCGCCGAGAACCTCCTCACCGACAGCTACGTCCGAGCACTCGTGTACGAGCACCTCATCGCTGGGACGAAGACGACGGCCTTCACGCTGGCGATGACGGTTTACCTGGTCTCGCGACACCCAGATGTGGAGAAGAAGCTGGTGGAGGAGATCGATCGCTTTGGCCCTCGTGATCTGATCCCAACCTTCGACGACCTTCACTCCAAGTTTCCTTACCTCGATCAG GTGATCAAAGAGTCCATGAGGATGTACACAGTCTCGCCGCTGGTCGCAAGAGAGACGTCGCAGCAGGTTGAGATCGGAGGATACGTTCTACCGAAG GGGACATGGGTTTGGCTTGCGCTGGGGGTCGTGGCCAAAGACTCGAAGCAGTTTCCGGCGCCGGACGTGTTCCGGCCAGAGAGGTTCGATCCGGCACGTGATGAAGAGAAGCGAAGGCACCCGTACGCGCACATTCCATTCGGCATCGGTCCGCGCGCATGCATCGCCCAGAAGTTCGCCATACAAGAAGTCAAACTCGCGCTGATCCAGCTTTACCGGCATTACGTCTTCCGGCGCTCTCCCAAGATGGAGTTGCCGCCGGAGTTCCAGTATGGTCTGATCTTATCGTTCAAACGCGACATCATGCTCCGAGCAATCAAACGTGCCAATGATTAG
- the LOC135618042 gene encoding protein neprosin-like, producing MVNGVIERMLLLAVVFFAEEVVDGKSSTVLTEKELLVEAKLNLINKPAVKSIQSEDGDIIDCVDVYKQPAFDHPQLQRHTIQMRPGDEHFGRRDVASSRSSVRMPAQVWQRNGSCPSGTVPVLRVQEHHLLNAPSITNYGRKPWKGITKHEFGVLVGSGFNYIGAKASINIWNPYMESDDEFTSGQIWLTNGEYNNSDSIEVGWMVNPSVFGDRRARLFVYWTADSGKTTGCFNLLCAGFVQTSSEIALGGSFSAVSIYDGPQYEFSVNVWMDIDNGRWWLMYGDNVTVGYWPGSLFRGLSKTATLVVFGGDVYSPRMKQSPHTATAMGSGSFSSEHFGRAAFIGKPRIKDYSGEYKYPYPFGTLSTQTSCYSAENYADILWTEPLFYYGGPGRSNPYCQ from the exons ATGGTGAATGGGGTAATCGAAAGGATGCTTTTGTTAGCAGTCGTCTTCTTTGCTGAAGAAGTGGTGGATGGGAAATCAAGCACTGTGTTGACCGAGAAGGAATTACTCGTAGAGGCGAAGTTAAATCTAATCAACAAGCCTGCAGTGAAGAGCATTCAG AGCGAAGATGGCGACATAATCGACTGCGTTGATGTCTACAAGCAGCCAGCTTTCGATCACCCCCAACTCCAACGCCATACGATTCAG ATGAGGCCCGGCGATGAGCATTTTGGCAGAAGAGATGTGGCTTCTTCTCGGTCCTCTGTGCGTATGCCTGCCCAAGTGTGGCAAAGGAACGGAAGCTGCCCCAGTGGAACAGTACCTGTCCTCCGCGTCCAAGAACATCACTTGCTGAATGCTCCTTCCATTACAAACTACGGAAGGAAGCCatggaaaggcatcaccaagcacGAG TTCGGAGTGCTCGTTGGCAGTGGATTCAACTACATCGGTGCCAAAGCAAGCATCAACATCTGGAATCCCTACATGGAAAGCGACGACGAATTCACGAGCGGCCAGATTTGGCTTACGAATGGGGAGTACAACAATTCAGACTCCATCGAGGTTGGATGGATG GTAAATCCAAGTGTTTTTGGTGATAGGAGAGCGCGGCTTTTCGTGTACTGGACG GCTGACTCGGGAAAGACGACGGGCTGCTTCAATCTCCTTTGTGCAGGCTTCGTGCAGACGAGCAGCGAGATAGCGCTCGGTGGTTCGTTTTCCGCCGTATCTATTTACGACGGACCACAGTACGAATTTTCTGTCAACGTGTGGATG GACATCGACAATGGGAGATGGTGGTTGATGTACGGCGACAACGTCACCGTCGGATACTGGCCGGGTTCTCTCTTCAGAGGGCTGAGCAAGACAGCCACGCTGGTGGTGTTTGGAGGCGACGTGTACAGTCCGAGGATGAAGCAGTCGCCCCACACGGCCACGGCCATGGGTTCCGGCAGTTTCTCCTCGGAGCACTTCGGCCGCGCCGCCTTCATCGGTAAGCCGCGGATCAAGGACTACTCCGGAGAGTACAAGTATCCCTATCCCTTTGGGACGTTGAGCACCCAAACCAGCTGCTACAGTGCTGAGAACTACGCGGACATCTTGTGGACGGAGCCCCTCTTCTACTATGGCGGGCCTGGCAGGAGTAATCCGTACTGCCAATAG